The following are encoded in a window of Alphaproteobacteria bacterium genomic DNA:
- the ggt gene encoding gamma-glutamyltransferase: MTWRSKAGSTFTCEKTAVSASRGMVVTNHPLASAAAIEMLAAGGNAIDATVSALFTLTVVEPMMVGIFGGGTAVIRLADGREIVLDGLSTAPAMTRPDSYRPISDTWPDYMEAEGRANRVGPKAIAVPGNLKAWCEVAERFGRLGLAALMAPAIRHAETGFRLSPYLATCIQEIELDLALDSEIAAVFLPGGTPLKAGDLLAQRDYAGTLRQIAEGGPEMLHGGELGRRVARYLESVGSFIRIEDLVDYRTIERQPVRGTYRGFEIVGPAPPCSGGVQAVQILNILEAYDVGASGFGTPQTLHLMLEALKIAAADRRAVTADPAFVDVPVARLTSKAYADQRRREIDPKRAAAFESRALSTESANTTHVTIADGEGNIITSTQTLNSLFGARIMIPGTGIIPNNYMYLFDPHPGNALSLQPGKRITSGITALIVKRDGRPVFALGLPGAHRIPATATQAVINMIDHGMSIQEAVEAPRVFTWGQEAELEKGFTPDVRDTVAALGHRVAPVDHVAGGMCAIAFAPDGTMTGAACWRADGVPVGIGGGEARHGTSFWPDPRRGRVY; the protein is encoded by the coding sequence ATGACGTGGCGTAGTAAGGCGGGCAGTACCTTCACCTGCGAGAAGACGGCGGTCTCGGCTAGCCGCGGCATGGTGGTGACCAACCACCCGCTCGCCTCTGCGGCGGCGATCGAGATGCTGGCGGCGGGCGGCAACGCCATAGACGCCACCGTGTCGGCCCTGTTCACGCTCACCGTCGTCGAGCCGATGATGGTCGGCATCTTCGGCGGCGGCACCGCGGTGATCCGCCTCGCCGATGGCCGCGAGATCGTGCTCGACGGGCTGTCGACCGCACCGGCCATGACGCGGCCCGACAGCTACCGGCCGATCTCCGACACCTGGCCCGACTACATGGAAGCCGAGGGTCGCGCCAACCGCGTCGGGCCCAAGGCCATCGCCGTGCCCGGCAACCTCAAAGCCTGGTGCGAGGTCGCCGAGCGTTTCGGCAGGCTGGGGCTCGCCGCCCTGATGGCCCCGGCGATCCGGCACGCCGAGACCGGCTTTCGCCTGTCGCCCTACCTCGCCACCTGCATCCAGGAGATCGAGCTCGACCTGGCGCTCGACAGCGAGATCGCCGCGGTCTTCCTGCCCGGCGGCACGCCGCTCAAGGCCGGCGACCTGCTGGCCCAGCGCGACTACGCCGGCACCCTGCGCCAGATCGCCGAGGGCGGCCCCGAGATGCTGCACGGCGGCGAGCTGGGCCGACGCGTCGCGCGCTATCTCGAATCGGTCGGCTCGTTCATCCGCATCGAAGACCTGGTCGACTACAGGACGATCGAGCGCCAGCCCGTCCGCGGCACCTATCGCGGCTTCGAGATCGTCGGCCCCGCCCCGCCCTGCTCCGGCGGCGTGCAGGCCGTGCAGATCCTCAACATCCTCGAGGCCTACGACGTCGGCGCGTCGGGCTTCGGCACGCCCCAGACGCTGCATCTGATGCTCGAGGCGCTGAAGATCGCGGCCGCCGACCGCCGCGCGGTGACCGCCGATCCGGCCTTCGTCGACGTGCCGGTCGCGCGCCTGACCTCGAAGGCCTATGCCGACCAGCGGCGCCGCGAGATCGATCCGAAGCGCGCCGCCGCCTTCGAGTCCCGCGCGCTATCCACCGAATCGGCCAACACGACCCATGTCACGATCGCCGACGGCGAGGGCAACATCATCACCTCGACGCAGACCCTCAACAGCCTGTTCGGCGCGCGCATCATGATCCCGGGCACCGGCATCATTCCCAACAACTACATGTATCTGTTCGATCCGCATCCCGGCAACGCGCTGTCGCTGCAGCCCGGCAAGCGCATCACGTCGGGCATCACCGCGCTGATCGTCAAGCGCGACGGCCGACCGGTCTTCGCGCTGGGCCTGCCCGGCGCGCATCGCATCCCGGCGACGGCGACGCAGGCGGTGATCAACATGATCGATCACGGCATGAGCATCCAGGAAGCGGTCGAGGCGCCGCGCGTCTTCACCTGGGGCCAGGAGGCCGAGCTCGAAAAAGGCTTCACGCCCGACGTGCGCGACACCGTCGCCGCGCTGGGCCATCGCGTGGCGCCGGTCGACCATGTCGCCGGCGGCATGTGCGCCATCGCCTTCGCCCCCGACGGCACGATGACCGGCGCCGCCTGCTGGCGGGCCGACGGCGTGCCGGTGGGCATCGGCGGCGGCGAGGCGCGTCACGGCACCTCGTTCTGGCCCGATCCGCGCCGCGGCAGGGTCTACTGA
- a CDS encoding DUF917 domain-containing protein, with the protein MREIQADELEPLAIGAWILGAGGGGNPYLAHLNLRRLYDGGARVWLLDPMELADDDLVATVASIGAPLVGRERLSDPRFAAKPLLAMQKYLEREMRAVMSIEIGGANGLHPLMVAAVTGLPVVDADAMGRAFPEGQMTSFAIAELPLVPLILADIRDNEIVVPHAENARRRERIARGIVAELGSVANACTAPRSGREVKEHGILHTTTKAIRIGRVVEDARRRREDAVAALVEAERGTVLFRGKVQDVERRATAGFLRGRARLLGLDGDRGSNFELEFQNEYAVAWRDGEIVSTTPDIICTMDSESGEAVGTEMVRYGQRITVIALPSPGFFLTPKALGRVGPRGFGYDFDYKSALA; encoded by the coding sequence ATGCGTGAAATCCAGGCAGACGAGCTCGAGCCCCTGGCGATCGGGGCCTGGATCCTGGGCGCCGGCGGCGGCGGAAACCCCTACCTCGCGCACCTGAACCTGCGCCGGCTGTACGACGGGGGCGCGCGCGTCTGGCTGCTCGACCCGATGGAGCTGGCCGACGACGACCTCGTCGCCACCGTCGCCAGCATCGGCGCGCCGCTGGTGGGACGCGAGCGCCTGTCGGACCCGCGCTTCGCCGCCAAGCCGCTGCTGGCGATGCAGAAATACCTGGAGCGCGAGATGCGCGCCGTGATGTCGATCGAGATCGGCGGCGCCAACGGGCTGCATCCGCTGATGGTGGCGGCGGTGACCGGCCTGCCGGTGGTCGACGCCGACGCCATGGGCCGCGCCTTTCCCGAGGGCCAGATGACCAGCTTCGCGATCGCCGAGCTGCCATTGGTGCCGCTGATCCTGGCCGACATCCGCGACAACGAGATCGTCGTGCCGCATGCCGAGAATGCCAGACGGCGCGAGCGCATCGCGCGCGGCATCGTCGCCGAGCTGGGCTCGGTCGCCAATGCCTGCACGGCACCGCGCAGCGGCCGCGAGGTCAAGGAGCATGGCATCCTGCACACCACGACCAAGGCGATCCGCATCGGCCGAGTCGTCGAGGATGCGCGGCGTCGGCGCGAGGACGCCGTGGCGGCGCTTGTCGAGGCGGAGCGGGGCACCGTGTTGTTCAGGGGCAAGGTCCAGGACGTCGAGCGGCGCGCCACGGCGGGCTTCCTGCGTGGCCGCGCGCGCCTGCTCGGGCTCGACGGCGATCGCGGCTCGAACTTCGAGCTGGAGTTCCAGAACGAGTACGCCGTCGCCTGGCGCGATGGCGAGATCGTCTCCACCACGCCCGACATCATCTGCACCATGGACAGCGAGTCGGGCGAGGCGGTCGGCACCGAGATGGTGCGCTACGGCCAGCGCATCACCGTGATCGCCCTGCCGTCGCCGGGCTTCTTCCTGACGCCCAAGGCGCTGGGCCGGGTCGGCCCGCGAGGCTTCGGCTACGATTTCGACTACAAGTCGGCGCTCGCTTAG
- a CDS encoding ABC transporter substrate-binding protein, with translation MRRLLVASCAMLAALAATPFANAQTTLRVAMHADLKVFDPIWSGAYIVRNHGYMVYDTLFAMDDNYVVKPQMVDTWNVSDDGLTWTFKLRDGLEFHDGTPVTPDDVIASLKRWAVRDSMGLKLTQALKEYKVVDPLTFQIVLKEQFGAVVESLGKPSVVVPFIMPKRIAETDPFKQIDDYTGSGPFILKKDEWKPGAITVYVKNPKYKPRGEPASGLGGGKVVGVDRVEWVWMPDTETQVNALAKGEIDMIESVNHDVLPILEKDKGVRLIRGRASNQVTFRMNWLIPPFNDARVRRAAMVALGQEEFLQASIGDSRFYRQCKALFTCETPLASDAGMADVLNGNAQKARAMLKEAGQEGALVVMPQPTDLQVLRPWPLVAKAQLERAGFKVDVQATDWTSMVNRLVTKKGPVAEGGWNAFVTSWAQVDILDPLMHPSLASTCEKARAGWPCDEQMEKLRDKYVRSKSLAERKAAVDEIQRHQASIVTHVHLGEWFGVSAVRANIQTRAVPSPVTVFWSVTKK, from the coding sequence ATGCGCCGTCTTCTTGTCGCGTCCTGCGCGATGCTTGCGGCACTTGCCGCCACACCGTTCGCCAACGCTCAAACCACGCTGCGCGTCGCCATGCACGCCGATCTCAAGGTGTTCGATCCGATCTGGAGCGGCGCCTATATCGTGCGCAACCACGGCTACATGGTCTACGACACGCTGTTCGCCATGGACGACAACTACGTCGTCAAGCCGCAGATGGTCGACACCTGGAACGTCAGCGACGACGGGCTGACCTGGACCTTCAAGCTGCGCGACGGCCTGGAGTTCCACGACGGAACGCCGGTGACGCCCGACGACGTCATCGCCTCGCTCAAGCGCTGGGCGGTGCGCGACTCGATGGGGCTGAAGCTCACCCAGGCGCTCAAGGAGTACAAGGTCGTCGATCCGCTCACCTTCCAGATCGTGCTGAAGGAGCAGTTCGGCGCCGTCGTCGAGTCACTGGGCAAGCCGTCGGTGGTCGTGCCGTTCATCATGCCCAAGCGCATCGCCGAGACCGATCCCTTCAAGCAGATCGACGATTACACCGGCTCCGGGCCCTTCATCCTGAAGAAGGACGAGTGGAAGCCCGGCGCGATCACCGTCTACGTCAAGAACCCGAAATACAAGCCGCGCGGCGAGCCGGCCTCGGGCCTGGGCGGCGGCAAGGTCGTCGGCGTCGATCGCGTCGAATGGGTCTGGATGCCCGACACCGAGACGCAGGTGAACGCGCTCGCCAAGGGCGAGATCGACATGATCGAGTCGGTCAATCACGACGTGCTGCCGATCCTGGAAAAGGACAAGGGCGTGCGCCTGATCCGCGGCCGCGCCTCGAACCAGGTCACCTTCCGCATGAACTGGCTGATCCCGCCGTTCAACGACGCGCGCGTGCGCCGCGCCGCCATGGTGGCGCTGGGGCAGGAGGAGTTCCTGCAGGCCAGCATCGGCGACTCCCGTTTCTACCGCCAGTGCAAGGCGCTGTTCACCTGCGAGACGCCGCTGGCCAGCGACGCCGGCATGGCCGATGTCCTCAACGGCAACGCCCAGAAGGCGCGCGCGATGCTCAAGGAGGCCGGCCAGGAGGGCGCCCTCGTCGTCATGCCGCAGCCAACGGATCTGCAGGTGCTGCGCCCGTGGCCGCTGGTCGCCAAGGCCCAGCTCGAGCGCGCCGGCTTCAAGGTCGACGTGCAGGCGACCGACTGGACCAGCATGGTCAACCGCCTGGTGACCAAGAAGGGCCCGGTCGCCGAGGGCGGCTGGAATGCCTTCGTCACCAGCTGGGCGCAGGTCGACATCCTGGACCCGCTGATGCACCCCTCGCTCGCCTCGACCTGCGAGAAGGCCCGCGCCGGCTGGCCGTGCGACGAGCAGATGGAGAAGCTGCGCGACAAGTACGTGCGCTCCAAGTCGCTGGCCGAGCGCAAGGCCGCGGTCGACGAGATCCAGCGCCACCAGGCGAGCATCGTCACCCACGTGCATCTCGGCGAATGGTTCGGCGTCTCCGCCGTGCGCGCCAACATCCAGACCCGCGCCGTGCCGTCGCCGGTGACGGTGTTCTGGAGCGTGACCAAGAAGTAG
- a CDS encoding M81 family metallopeptidase: protein MARIAVGGFQHETNTFAPQKATWEEFERADAWPPFVRGPQLISAVDGFNIPIAGAVAALKERGHEIVPLSWCSAPPSSYVTKDAYEKVAGWMVEDLATLGPFDAVYLDLHGAMVAEHHEDGEGELMRRVRAVVGGSIPLVASLDYHTNMTAEMVRHSTAMIGYRTYPHVDMAATGRRAAELLDRLLKDGRPLYKAYRQVDFLIPLVWQCTYLEPARGLFDLLDEIETGGKGAPGGSHNQGIVSVTHTPGFPPADIAQCGPALVVYGHDKAAAEAAADRLAEAIRAKEAAFAGKLWSPDEAAVEAIRLSQGAKKPIVLADVQDNPGAGGTSDTVGLLRALMKARARGAVIGMLVDPPSAAAAVETGEGNVLRRGIGAVVGYAGESPVEADWRVVKLGSGVFTGTGPFYGGAKFQIGPMALLTHEESGVSVVLASKRIQAADQEMFRHVGVEPSRTPILGLKSTVHFRADFQPIAETILVVQSPGAHITDPVEFPYKHLRKGMKLRPLGPVRE from the coding sequence ATGGCGCGTATCGCGGTCGGTGGCTTCCAGCACGAGACGAACACGTTCGCGCCACAGAAGGCGACCTGGGAAGAGTTCGAGCGGGCCGATGCCTGGCCGCCCTTCGTGCGCGGGCCGCAACTGATCTCCGCCGTCGACGGCTTCAACATCCCGATCGCCGGTGCCGTCGCAGCGCTCAAGGAGCGCGGGCACGAGATCGTGCCGCTCAGCTGGTGCTCGGCGCCGCCCAGCTCCTACGTCACGAAGGACGCCTACGAGAAGGTCGCCGGCTGGATGGTCGAGGACCTCGCGACGCTCGGGCCGTTCGACGCGGTCTATCTCGACCTGCACGGCGCCATGGTCGCCGAGCACCACGAGGACGGCGAGGGCGAGCTGATGCGCCGCGTTCGCGCGGTGGTGGGCGGCTCGATCCCGCTGGTCGCCAGCCTCGACTACCACACCAACATGACCGCCGAGATGGTGCGCCATTCGACGGCGATGATCGGCTACCGCACCTATCCGCATGTCGACATGGCCGCCACCGGGCGGCGCGCGGCGGAGCTGCTCGATCGCCTGCTCAAGGACGGGCGGCCGCTCTACAAGGCCTATCGTCAGGTCGACTTTCTCATTCCGCTGGTCTGGCAGTGCACCTATCTCGAGCCGGCCCGGGGCCTGTTCGACCTGCTCGACGAGATCGAGACCGGCGGCAAGGGCGCGCCGGGCGGCTCGCACAACCAGGGCATCGTCAGCGTCACGCATACGCCGGGCTTTCCGCCGGCGGATATCGCGCAATGCGGGCCGGCGCTGGTGGTCTATGGCCACGACAAGGCGGCAGCCGAAGCGGCGGCCGACCGGCTTGCCGAAGCCATCCGCGCCAAGGAAGCCGCCTTCGCCGGCAAGCTGTGGTCGCCCGACGAGGCGGCGGTCGAGGCGATCAGGCTGTCGCAGGGTGCGAAGAAGCCGATCGTGCTCGCCGACGTGCAGGACAATCCCGGCGCCGGCGGCACGTCGGACACGGTGGGCCTGCTGCGCGCGCTGATGAAGGCCAGGGCCAGGGGCGCGGTGATCGGCATGCTGGTCGATCCGCCGTCGGCCGCCGCCGCGGTCGAGACCGGCGAGGGCAACGTCCTGCGCCGCGGCATCGGGGCGGTCGTCGGCTATGCCGGCGAGAGCCCGGTCGAGGCCGACTGGCGCGTGGTCAAGCTGGGCAGTGGCGTCTTCACCGGCACCGGCCCGTTCTACGGCGGCGCGAAGTTCCAGATCGGGCCGATGGCGCTGCTGACCCACGAGGAAAGCGGCGTCTCGGTCGTGCTCGCCAGCAAGCGCATCCAGGCGGCCGACCAGGAGATGTTCCGCCATGTTGGCGTCGAGCCGTCGCGCACGCCGATCCTCGGCCTGAAGTCGACGGTGCATTTCCGCGCCGACTTCCAGCCCATCGCCGAGACCATCCTCGTCGTGCAGTCGCCCGGCGCGCACATCACCGATCCGGTCGAGTTCCCGTACAAGCACCTGCGCAAGGGCATGAAGCTGCGGCCGCTGGGACCGGTGCGGGAGTGA